The window TAATCATGCTGATTTCCTTTCCTGGAATGTGCATTAACTACCCTGCTCAttctggttgttgttgttcctcTTCATGGAATATTAGCTCAGCTATGGCGCCTAGTAGACTATAGCTATGTATGTGGCCTAGGGGTAATATGGCAACAGGCACATTACCACACCATGTGCTTACTGCTATGGTTCTGGCCAATTCAGTGGCCTGCTGTGCTGAGAGCTGTGCAGCACtagtgctgtccatggtgctgacaaAGAGCtactcaacaaaaaaagaagtGTCCCTTTtttaggaccctgtctttcaaagataattcgtaaaaatccaaataacttcacagatcttcattgattttgacccccctccctgttcagggacacattattcaatttcagTTAATcacacgtctgtggaacttgttcagttgttgaatcttgttatgttcatataaatatttacacatatttgtatgacagtgagaggacgtttctttttttgctgagtttatattcctCATGAAACCTGTACTGGAGGCTATGGCAGCTACGGCCGCTACCCTTTCTTTAATACCCATCTGGCTCCCTGCGCCTGGCCATTATGACTCTGACACATGTTGAGCCAACAGCCACGCAGTTGCCTCCAGCACCATGTTAGTGGAATAGGATGTGGTGCAGCTGGGTGGCTGTAAGGGGTCTGGATAGATGATGCCATTATAGCAAGATTGGATATCACTAGCTACAGACACCTTGGTTCAGTGAGAGCTCATTTTGGCGCCGACACATGCTTCATCACTCAGCTAAACTGATCTGTTCATGCAGGGCCAAGGCAATATGAACCATCATAGACCTGGTACTTCATTTAGTATTTGTCCACTTGAAAGTGAGAGCAAAACAAACAAAGATGACATTTAGACAACGTAACGAGTAAGACTGTAACTTAACCCAGACCTCCATTAATCTTCAGAGATGCAAATATGACACTTCCTGTCccttgacctctgacccctgtcaTGGAAATGCCAGCAATTTATCCACAAGGCCACTCTCCAGGAAGTGACCGCTCAGTCCCCCCCCACAGCCAGGAAAGCAAGGTCCCTAATCTGTAGCCAAGAGTGTTGCAGTAAAAACCAGCCCGTCAACGTTCGTTTCAGCCCAGGAAGAAGCGTTGATAATTATCTGGTAATTCATTCATTATTTAATTTCCTGCACGGTGGATGACATGTAGAGTGACAGTTTGAGGATTAACCTAACGTGAATAACAGCAGGGTTGCGTCCCTTATCGTCCTGGAATGCGAACGCTGCTGTCTCACGGTGAGAGCTACAGTTTACGACTGGGGGGGGTGCAGGGGAGGTGATGGCTCTCTGACAGGCAGTCAGGAAGGGGGAGGCAAAAGGGGTATAGGAAGAAATGTGAGCGATGTCATTTAATAGCTTCGACTCAATAAAGGTGGCAGTTGCGGAAGCGCTGTCTAAATGAATGGTTTCTATTATCTACTATTATCTCCTCTGCTTTCATGTTGACTACAACAACAAACTTGCCGTTTGCTCCCAAATAGTATTGTCTTTTCTCATTGTCATTGGATGAGAAAAGTTGTTAAAAAGCAAAAACTTTTCCGTTTGACATTTTATGTATTCTATATCTAGTGGTGTCAGCACCCTCTCCTTCTTGAAAGTGTCATTACGGAAGTGATATGGATTTTTGTATTCCTCAATCACTCTGCCTGTAGTGGCTGGCCTGATTGGATAGATTCAGCAGGATGCTTTTCTGTGGGAATGCTTATCAGATGCATCCGCTTCAAAGCAAACGGCACCAAAGGAATGCTTCTGCGGCAATCACAGATCATCTCCATTCAACTCCCTCCATTTTCCCTCGTCTGCGGGAGGACTTTGCAATTGGTTGCTTTTGAGAGAGAGGACACCAATTATACTGTCCCGGTCTACGTGAAGTATTTATATCAAAATATTATTGTTTCTATTTGAAACCCTCAATCatttattccccccccccccctatttACCATAGTCCTTCAAgggtctctcccctctcttctgaaAAATAACTATGCGGAAAACACTGAGAGTTTCTGTAACACGCCAATGCAATTGGTTTATCCCCTCAGTGTTCCTATGAAGTTACTGCATCTCATTCTGTCGACTACTCTTCCCTCTACAGAGGTGCTATGTTGTTATCGCCACACCACAGACCattgggagggggagggggggggggggcagaataCAAATCTAACACCCTATTTAATCCcacagggaggaatagagagcACAGACTACTATCTTTCCACATTTCTTGGCTTTGGTCAAGATAGATTGTGGAGATGAGTATTGGGAAAACGACAGTATGCCCAATACAAATACAGCTAGTATTGACTAATGTATAAACTGTAGATTCAATCACTAGTTAATTATATGGTTTCCTCGGGCAAATGAATATATGCAACAGCTTCCTTAGAGCTCTGTGACTGTAGGGTTGATTGGCTGGAGAAATGTCCTGTGCAAAATGGAACAGTGGAGAAAGATTAGCTTGAGGCTGTTTTTCTGTTTTTACAATTATTATATTGATTTACTCTCTGTCctttctgctccctctctccctgactttTCGCTCTGTCTGTTTGTGGGTTGATATAGTATCGGAGCTTAACACCATGAACTGTAGTTTCCTCCCGGTGGCAAGGGTATATCGCTCAGCCCGTTGCTTCCTACAGTTGCTGTCACCGTCATGCTCATTTGTTCTGGTTACACTTAACTTTACGCTCGGTAGGTTATTTTCAGACATCCGACACTCCATTTCCATCAGTGTGTTGCAATCTTATATGCTGCAGCATTGATACTGTATGTTTAACATGGACGGGTTTTTTTTTTCATGGCTGTCTGGGGAAATATAATTGAGGTATTATATTTCTGTAGACTTCCTGTGTATTCTCAAATGAAccacataggctactgtactgtagAGTGCGTGAACTGCAGCATTTTCCAGAAGTGCTAGTTCAGGGCTTCCCAAACTTTTTTGACCCACGACCCCATTTTCATATCAAAATGTTGTTGCGACCCCACCAAGTAATGTAGTCAACAACTAATGTTGACTTTTTAAAATTTAAATTTGGGCTATGGCAGTTTATTACAAATCAGCCTGACAGTACTTTTGACAGTATTTCAATCTGAAGGAAGTATAGTTTCAAGCGACTGAAATGCAACAGGAAGGTATTGAAAAGTTCAGAAGGTCGTCATGCCATAATTTTGTATGATCTTCTGTGTAGGAAAGAATGCACCCCCTGTCTGATTTGGTGTCTGGTCTTGTCCATTCTGAGTCCTTGTACAGCTTGTAGAGGGAAACAGAAGACACATACTTGTTCTGAGAGTCTTATCTTTCAGTGACGGGGGTCATACTATTTCCAAGCTTAAAACGCTTTCAAAGATAGAACCACATTTGTAGGAAGAAAACAGAAAATGCTCTGTTTATTACAACCATGTCTACAACCACACCAAGCGTGATTTAATTGATTTGATTTCAGTATGGGAAACGCTGAGCTAGTTGAAACCGAGGGCTAATGGGACAGATATTAAAGTCACAAAAGTCTGCCCAGACCAATATGGTCTGTCGGCATGGACCGGATTAGTCCAGATGCtgaatatgtacagtaccagtcaaaagtttggacacaccaactcattccaggatttttctttatttttactattttctacatagtataATTGTatagatatcaaaactatgaaataacacgtatggaattatgtagtaaccaaaaaagtgttaaacacttggctttgcttcatcttggccaggtcgcagttgtaaatgagaacttgttctcaactggcctacctggttaaataaaggtgaaatatatatatatatttttttaaataaaacatctaaatatatttgatatttgagattcttcaaagtagccaccaccctttgccttgatgacagctttgcacactcttggcattctctcaaccagcttcatgatgaatgcttttacaacagtcttgaaggagtatgctgagcacttgttggctgcttttccttcgctctgcggtccaactcatcccaaaccatctcaattgggttgagctGACATAGCTTGAGTGGATCTGaagtgaagaatgggagaaactccaatcaacagatgtgccaagcttgtagcgtcatacccaagaagactcaaggctgtaatcgctgccaaagctgcttcaacaaagtactgagtaaagggtctgaatacttatgttaatgtgatatttaagtttttatttttaatacatttgcacacaaaaaattgaaaaacctgtttttgctatgtcattatgggatattgtgtgtagattgataagggaaaaAACAAATtcaatcaatttcagaataagtccggaacgtaacaaaatgtggaaaaaaagtcaattggtctgaatactttccgaatgctctgtctgtctgtctgtcctacagGTCGAGCTGGTGTGAAGCAGCCCCGTAACCAGCCAAGGTTCTTCACCatggagggagatgaagaagagCGCATGAGTgagtcgtcgtcgtcgtcgtcccccccacccccacactaGCTGTTATGCTTGTGAAGTGCTTTTAGACACTTATAATGTAATATCCCTAGTAGTGCAAAACTATTTACTTGGTTATATGCTTTCAAATTGAATACTGTTAGCAATAACACAACATTATTGGGAACGGAATCCAGAATTGTAGGCCTATAATGTATTACATCTCCTCTCCCTGATTTGTTTGTGTCGGATTGACCTTGAGGaagtgtcatcagactgtgtttCCTGGCTCAGGAGGGTAGGATCAGAGTTTAATCTCCCATtcagggggagatgaggggataTCTCCTGCGTTATTTCAGACCATTTTAAGAGACGGATTCTAAGCTTGACCCCCTGCTCCTCTTCTCAAAGCTTCTAAAACCCCACAGAGTACCCTCCTCTAGTTTTCTGAGAGCAGTTATAGTTCAGCCTTAAACTGGCTGCAACAAACCTGGGAGGGTTATTGAGGAAAATATTCTCTTTCTATAGTCAAAATACAGGGTTtggcaaaaacaacaacaacaacaacaacttccAAGCtcaaggtacagagagagagagatgggctgtATGTATCTATGCCCACAGTATGGAGCAGATGTTGAATTCATTCAGCGCATTGCTTTGGCTGGCAGTGCTTTGCCCCAGGACTGTCACATAGATCCCATTACACACTTGACAGTTATGATGTTAGGACATGTTATGTGTTAGGACAGCCCTAATCCTCCCGCTTCCCTGTTACACCAAACCCAACCCAGACGGGAGCTCACTTGGATTACTGTGTCGGTCAGGGACTTCCTCGCTGCACAGCACACAGGGAGGGTTGTTGGCAGGCCGACGGGCATACATTGCCAAGGTTACTCAAgggctttctgtgtgtgtgtgtgtgtgtgtgtgtgtcagaactgAGCATGGTTGGCGACGGACAGTGTTGTCATGGCATGGTCAATCACAACGCTCTGTTGTTCAATAATCTCTCTTTCCCAACAGGGTTGTAATCACAACTCCACTCCTGTTACGCTGGGCGCTAAGCAGCATTGTGTTTTTTACACTGTTTATATTTTCTCCTGCATGCTTGTTATTTTCTTTACCGCTATATACTCTGTACACTTTTGTTTTAGAAAATGATGATATACAGCTTGGTCCAGAGCTAAATTATAATGAAAATAAAATGGTTATTTGAATACGTTTTTGACTGCGGTGGAGCATGAAAATCCCAGAAAACACTTGTTTGTTTGTCTCCATTTTGGGGTGGCGGCGATATCCTTATGGTGTCCCTCTTCTTTCCAAGCCTCTTGTCGCTaccttcttctctgctcctgCATTTTGTACAAGGATGTATTTTATCCCTGAGCGCCGAAAGGAGTAACCTATCGAGCTTTTGCTGGAGGATGTTATAAATGAAAATTTACACCAAGTTCCATCAGCTTTATAATCAGGACGTGGCGATATGTGTTCCCTCAACCCCAGCTACATCTAATTTATTGACACCATGATAAATACAAGCCGTACAGTTAAATTGGTCATGCAGTCCTTCACAGGACGTGTTTCTAGAAGTTTTGAGAGCCAGGTCTTTAATAACACAGATGAGTAGATAATCAGGAGCCAGATGACAACACTGAAATGTTTAGACGTTTTGGTGGGGTTACTTTTGTATTTACACTGCCTAGGTCTTTGGTAGTGCTTATTCTGAAAAATACACGAATAAATCAAATCTTAAGATTTTCTTCAGAAGTCAGTCCTTTCATTAAGTGTTATTCAGCTCCCCCTTTGATTGTATTGAAGGTTTTGTGGCGATACTAATATTACTGTGTATTTAACATAGTGTTTTCTATAAGGACTACATCTAACTCTTTGCAAATATAACATACAAAGGAACACACATCACTTGTCCAGTTACAAAGAGAGATAAAGGAATCTATAAATTTTACATTTACAAGATCCTGCAACGAAGGCGTTGTAAGTTACTCTTTCTGGGCACCGCAGGTTCCAGCAGCACCGACGTTAAGGAAAACCGCAACCTGGACAACGTGGGCTCCTCCACCAAGGAGGGGTTGGGGGGTGAGGGGGCAGCTCACCTCCCTAATGGGGGCAGTGCAGGGTGTGGAGGGGGCAGAAAGCGTCCCTTAGAAGAGGGTAATAACGGGCATCACAATAACAAGTACAGGCCCAAGAAGCGTAAGAAAATGCCCGGGCCCATTCTGCCCAAAAATGCCCTGATGCAGCTGAATGAAATCAAGCCTGGACTGCAGTACAAGCTGCTGTCTCAGACCGGTCCGGTCCACGCGCCCGTGTTCGTCATGACTGTCGAGGTCAATGGGCAGCTGTTCGAGGGCTCCGGCCCCACCAAGAAGAAGGCTAAGCTCAACTCGGCTGAGAAGGCTCTGCGGTCGTTCGTTCAGTTCCCCAACGCCTCCGAGGCGCACATGGCAATGGGTCGGACGCTAACGGTCAACACAGACTTTACCTCCGACCAGGCTGACTTCCCAGACATGTTGTTTAATGGGTTTGAGACCCCGGCCCCTCCGGAGGAGTCCTTCTATCTGGGTTCTAACGGTACCAATGGCTCGTTCAGCTCCCTGGGACTAGTAGCATACCCCCTGCTAGGGAACTCAGGTGCTACCGCCCTGAGTCAGTCCTCGTTAGGCCTACCACCCACCTCCTCCGTCCCGGCCTTCGTCTCCCCCGCTATTGCCAAGAACCCTGTCATGATCCTCAACGAACTACGACCCGGGCTGAAATACGACTTTGTGTCAGAGAGTGGAGAGAGCCACGCCAAGAACTTTGCCATGTCCGTGGTGGTGGACACGCAGACGTTCCAAGGCTCAGGCCGCAATAAGAAGCTGGCCAAGGCCCGTGCGGCGCAGGCtgctctctctgccctctttAACATGCAACTAGACCAGACACCGTCCAGACAGCCCATACCCAGAGAGGGCCTGCAACTGCACCTGCCACAGGTAAGAACTACTACTCCCAACATCACGTTCACTCGGAGATTGTTGGATGACATGCTTGTTTCATATGGTTATTTGAAAAGCTTTACTTTGAATATAAGGCACAGAATAGCACATAGTAAACTCATAACGCAGGACAAACCCCCTCTCCCCATCGAAAATCTTGTGGAGCAGTAGAACAATTGTAGTAGTATGCAGAGACTCGTCTTAACTCTATCTGGGTGGTTTAGCCCCATGAAATAAGAGAGCAATGGTCAGATATGTCAGTTTGGTTCATCCTTCATTGCaggcagtgttcagtgttcactTCCTATGAACTATTCTCAGTTTAATTGACTTAATGGTTTAACCAGCTCATTATAAGCCTCTGACAGGGCTTAATTGAAAAGGAGACGAGGCTTTGAGACAGTGGTGCATTACAGCCTTGAACGTTCCACGTTGCATTGTGTACACTCAAATCTATTTACACGTCACTTAATCCCGTGCCCCTAATCCCTCCTGCCTGAGATAACGACTGACGAGGCAAGGTCAATTAAACTGTAATCTTAATTAACATCAGCTCCCGAATGCTATTCAAACATACCTATTGATCAGACAAGCTGCCTGTTTTTAGAACAGATCAGTCAATGAAGCGGACGGATGATTTGCGATGCAGCGTTTAAGCTCCCCGGTGTCTTGTCTGTCACTCATCCCCATCTAAACCCTGTATGTCTGATCCCTGAAGAAGTAGGCACCTCAAATCTATTATACTGCACGAGCCTGTATTCCAGTTCTGTTACCCGGGCTTCAGTTTGAGAAAGCAGTGTCTCTTAGGGGTACCCTGGATTGTCATTGCCCCTGTGATTTCTAATGTACACCTTCACGTGGAGGTTTCGGTTAGATTTTCAATTGATCATCGATCAGAGCTAATATGATGAAGCCGGAAAAAGTGATCATCATAACGTTTATACTTCCCCAGGaacttccccctctcctccctccccttatcTGTGTATTGCCTTCTATTCTGTCTGGGTTTAGTCTGGTTTAAGGCCTGGGTTTTTCTTCTGATGTATCTCATGCTCTGCTTGGTGGTTATTTCAGGTTCTAGCTGATGCTGTGTCCGGTCTGGTAGTTGACAAGTTCAGTGAGCTGACGGATAACTTCACATCCCCTCACGCACGACGGAAAGTCCTAGCAGGCGTTGTCATGACAACGGGTACTGTTAGAATAACTTTATTTTACCCCCAAAAGGAACTTTTAATTTAACTTGATTGTTAATCTCTGATTCTCTGTCGAATCGAGAGAGCCCCACTGATGCTGCATGGATCACAACTGGGGGTTTCATTGGAGACTAATCACAAAAGATGTTTGTGTATTTTACATTGTGGAATTAGCTATCACTTCACGTCTCCTAGTTGATTTTATCACTTCATCATGAAACATTTATATATCATGTAAAAATATGATACACTGTATTCAGTAGACTATGTCATTTATGTACCATTGTAAACCATTTTTTGTCTCACAATCCACACATCCCACCCAGGCACCGATGTCAAGGAGGCACAAGTGATCTGTGTTACCACGGGGACCAAGTGTATAAACGGCGAGTACATGAGTGACCGCGGGCTGGCTTTGAACGACTGCCATGCTGAAATCATTGCTCGTCGTTCCCTCCTTAGGTACCTGTACGCACAGCTGGAACACTTTCTCAGGTAAGTCACTGTAACCATGGAGACTGGGTTAGTAGAAACTGACTGATCAACAACACTCAAAAAGTGACATTTTACCAGAAGAAACAAATGCCAATGTAGAGAAACGGGTTAACCTTTTCTTAccacacacctgtctgtctgtccatctgtctgccaTTCCATCTGTCTGCCATAGTAAcaacagagaggagcagcagaAGTCGATGTTCACGAGGTGCGAGAACAAGCGGGGCTTCCGTCTGAAGGACAACGTGCAGTTCCACCTGTACATCAGCACGTCGCCCTGCGGAGACGCACGCATCTTCTCACCCCACGAGGCTGCCTTCGAGGGTGAGACATCTCCCTAGGCGGCTCTTCTTCGTCTTCATTTTAAGAATGCTTCTTCTTCACCATTTTTAATGCTTATTTTCTTTCCATGTCATCCACAGATCAGGGAGACAGGCACCCTAACAGGAAAGCTCGTGGTCAGCTGAGGACCAAGATAGAGTCTGGGGAGGGGACCATCCCTGTGAAAGTCAGTAACACCATCCAGACCTGGGACGGGGTACTGCAGGGAGAGAGGCTGCTCACCATGTCCTGCAGTGACAAGATCgccaggtctgtgtctgtctttgacACCACTCCTTGTTACTATGTTTACAGTTTAGCAA is drawn from Oncorhynchus keta strain PuntledgeMale-10-30-2019 chromosome 37, Oket_V2, whole genome shotgun sequence and contains these coding sequences:
- the LOC118370185 gene encoding double-stranded RNA-specific editase 1-like gives rise to the protein MALFLDGSQAMGAAGAYYCLIRRRFKRRRKKRSERKGVISKAMTEGRAGVKQPRNQPRFFTMEGDEEERMSSSSTDVKENRNLDNVGSSTKEGLGGEGAAHLPNGGSAGCGGGRKRPLEEGNNGHHNNKYRPKKRKKMPGPILPKNALMQLNEIKPGLQYKLLSQTGPVHAPVFVMTVEVNGQLFEGSGPTKKKAKLNSAEKALRSFVQFPNASEAHMAMGRTLTVNTDFTSDQADFPDMLFNGFETPAPPEESFYLGSNGTNGSFSSLGLVAYPLLGNSGATALSQSSLGLPPTSSVPAFVSPAIAKNPVMILNELRPGLKYDFVSESGESHAKNFAMSVVVDTQTFQGSGRNKKLAKARAAQAALSALFNMQLDQTPSRQPIPREGLQLHLPQVLADAVSGLVVDKFSELTDNFTSPHARRKVLAGVVMTTGTDVKEAQVICVTTGTKCINGEYMSDRGLALNDCHAEIIARRSLLRYLYAQLEHFLSNNREEQQKSMFTRCENKRGFRLKDNVQFHLYISTSPCGDARIFSPHEAAFEDQGDRHPNRKARGQLRTKIESGEGTIPVKVSNTIQTWDGVLQGERLLTMSCSDKIARWNVVGIQGSLMCYFTEPIYFSSIILGSLYHADHLSRAMYQRIADIEDLPQTFNLNRPLLSGISNAEARQPGKAPNFSVNWAVGDQGLEVINAMTGKDDLGRPSRLCKHALYSRWVRLYCKLSQTLRIKGAKPSLYHDAKQAALEYHAAKQTLTKEFHRAGLGAWVKKPIEQDQFSLQS